The following are encoded together in the Flavobacteriales bacterium genome:
- a CDS encoding 2-phosphosulfolactate phosphatase has translation MTNIQICFSPELFPLFSDRKSIVVVVDVLRATTTMCHALDGCVEKLFPVATVAEAMNKKDELNGSAIYAAERDGKIVKGFDYGNSPQPFLGKEFKTQNMVLTTTNGTRMINMAKNDHEVIIGSFSNITAITNYLKDRKEDVIICCSGWKGKFCIEDTLFAGALAKNLLESKEFEHNCDSVLSSVALYNDAESDLYGYLETSSHRKRLKDLSIEEDVKICVSKDLTNVVPVLKGAYLVNGN, from the coding sequence ATGACAAACATTCAAATTTGTTTCTCGCCCGAATTATTTCCATTATTCTCAGATAGAAAAAGCATTGTAGTAGTGGTAGATGTTTTAAGGGCAACTACCACCATGTGTCATGCATTAGATGGCTGCGTAGAAAAACTTTTTCCTGTAGCTACCGTTGCCGAAGCAATGAACAAAAAAGACGAACTCAATGGTTCTGCTATTTATGCCGCTGAAAGAGATGGGAAAATTGTAAAAGGATTTGACTACGGAAATTCTCCTCAACCCTTTTTAGGTAAGGAGTTTAAGACCCAAAACATGGTGCTTACTACCACCAATGGTACGCGTATGATTAATATGGCAAAAAATGATCATGAAGTCATCATAGGTTCATTTAGTAATATAACGGCAATAACTAATTACCTGAAAGATAGAAAGGAAGATGTGATCATCTGCTGTTCTGGTTGGAAAGGTAAATTTTGTATAGAAGACACACTTTTTGCAGGTGCATTGGCAAAAAACTTATTAGAATCAAAAGAATTTGAACATAATTGTGACAGTGTTTTATCTTCTGTTGCTTTGTATAACGATGCTGAAAGTGATTTGTATGGATACCTGGAAACTTCTTCACATAGAAAAAGATTAAAAGACCTTTCAATAGAAGAAGATGTGAAAATATGCGTTTCAAAAGATTTAACAAATGTAGTTCCAGTACTTAAAGGAGCTTATTTGGTGAATGGGAATTAG
- the mnmD gene encoding tRNA (5-methylaminomethyl-2-thiouridine)(34)-methyltransferase MnmD, with translation MKIETITTEDGSSSFFVPALDETYHSVHGAWNESYHVFIKNGFHIVQETTLSILEIGFGTGLNALQTSLEAQKNQIPVSFTTLENFPIPKEWVAQLNYDQKAQEFYQSEKTYFQELHNAKWNETENIHSFFKLQKIEETVQNWQVIEKHFNLIYFDAFAPNKQEEMWTEEIFQKMFDSLKNGGLLTTYCAKGSVKRMLKSVGFRIKNVPGPPGKREMTLAFKD, from the coding sequence ATGAAAATAGAAACGATAACCACAGAGGATGGCTCTAGTTCATTTTTTGTTCCAGCCTTGGATGAAACCTATCATTCTGTACATGGAGCATGGAATGAAAGCTACCATGTTTTTATTAAAAATGGTTTTCACATAGTGCAAGAAACCACTCTGTCTATATTAGAAATAGGTTTTGGGACAGGGCTTAATGCTTTGCAGACTTCTTTAGAAGCACAGAAAAATCAAATTCCAGTGTCTTTTACAACTTTAGAAAACTTTCCGATTCCAAAAGAATGGGTTGCTCAACTAAATTATGACCAAAAAGCCCAAGAATTTTACCAGTCAGAAAAGACCTATTTCCAAGAACTACATAATGCAAAATGGAATGAAACAGAAAATATTCATTCATTTTTTAAGCTTCAGAAAATAGAAGAAACAGTTCAAAATTGGCAAGTAATAGAAAAACATTTCAACTTGATTTATTTTGATGCTTTTGCGCCTAATAAACAAGAAGAAATGTGGACAGAGGAAATCTTTCAAAAAATGTTTGACAGCCTAAAAAATGGAGGTTTACTCACTACCTATTGTGCAAAAGGAAGCGTAAAAAGGATGCTCAAGTCTGTAGGTTTTCGTATCAAAAATGTACCAGGTCCTCCAGGAAAAAGAGAAATGACTTTGGCTTTTAAGGACTGA
- a CDS encoding DUF349 domain-containing protein: protein MEEQNIPVGQMSEDNNNKVVLTKEEKFNNFVESNWKTPEEFSNREILEALRKMNSEVALSFQKPIYEKANNILSERMNKAKEEAFEKFVEDGGKPEEFRFQDLDYLSYRDLYKNYKKQRETERAAFEKNLQDNLAKKEALIEELKTIVDSGENIAYDTFKRINEDWKAAGWVPQEKSEYIFNTFHHHANRFFDLMSVNKDLRDIEFKRNLEIKTALCEKAEALLGKEDIISAINELQTLHQEWKQNNGPLARESREDIWNRFSEATNKLHDKRTAYYEQQKEQFDLNFQKKLAIVEKVKNMDYDAISSHQKWQDAIKVLNSFREEYKTTGRVTQAQNDEAWGLFKEAVQEFNRKKNNYYKDFKQKQKEALDIKYDLLKKAEEIKDSQDWRATSEKLKSLQVQWKKTPRPLLKEADDVWGKFRAACNHFFNNMTAHYDALKGDMVENLKNKETILGELENFSLNTENPSQENFTLLKDFNKRWKDAGMVSREDHKRVEGVFRSKMDTLFSQLRMEESEKRDMMFKMKIDAWIQEDDQRAISKERQFIRKKIDGLNNDINNFERNMEWFSGKSSEKMKNDIQKKIDKARGQIKQYRQNLKMLNEIAE, encoded by the coding sequence ATGGAAGAGCAAAATATTCCTGTCGGGCAGATGTCTGAAGATAACAACAATAAAGTTGTGTTGACAAAAGAAGAGAAATTCAACAATTTTGTTGAATCAAACTGGAAAACTCCAGAAGAATTTTCGAATCGAGAAATCCTTGAAGCACTTAGAAAAATGAATTCTGAAGTGGCTTTGTCTTTTCAAAAGCCTATTTATGAAAAGGCTAATAATATTTTATCCGAAAGGATGAACAAGGCTAAAGAAGAAGCTTTTGAAAAATTTGTAGAAGATGGTGGGAAACCTGAGGAATTTAGGTTTCAGGATTTAGATTATCTTTCATACAGAGATCTTTATAAAAACTACAAAAAGCAAAGAGAAACAGAAAGAGCTGCTTTTGAAAAAAATCTTCAAGATAACTTGGCTAAAAAGGAAGCTTTAATTGAGGAACTAAAAACTATTGTAGATAGCGGAGAAAATATCGCTTATGATACTTTTAAAAGAATCAACGAAGACTGGAAAGCTGCAGGTTGGGTTCCCCAAGAAAAATCTGAATATATCTTTAACACTTTTCATCATCATGCAAATCGTTTTTTCGATTTAATGAGTGTAAACAAAGACCTGCGAGATATTGAATTTAAGAGAAATTTGGAGATAAAAACAGCACTTTGTGAAAAAGCCGAAGCTCTTTTAGGAAAAGAAGATATCATTTCTGCAATAAATGAATTGCAAACCCTTCACCAAGAGTGGAAACAGAACAATGGTCCACTAGCAAGAGAGAGTAGAGAAGATATTTGGAATCGTTTTAGTGAAGCTACAAATAAGTTACACGATAAAAGAACAGCATATTACGAGCAACAAAAAGAGCAGTTTGATCTTAATTTCCAAAAGAAATTAGCCATTGTAGAAAAAGTGAAAAATATGGATTATGATGCCATTAGTTCACACCAAAAATGGCAAGATGCTATTAAAGTTTTAAACAGTTTTAGAGAAGAATATAAAACTACAGGAAGGGTTACTCAAGCTCAAAATGACGAAGCATGGGGACTTTTTAAAGAAGCTGTTCAAGAGTTTAATCGCAAGAAAAACAACTACTACAAGGACTTTAAGCAAAAACAAAAAGAGGCACTTGATATTAAATATGATTTACTCAAGAAAGCTGAAGAAATAAAAGATAGCCAAGATTGGCGAGCAACTTCCGAGAAGCTAAAATCTCTTCAAGTTCAATGGAAAAAAACACCAAGGCCACTATTGAAAGAAGCCGATGATGTATGGGGGAAATTCCGTGCCGCTTGTAATCATTTCTTTAATAATATGACCGCTCACTATGATGCCCTAAAAGGAGACATGGTAGAGAATCTTAAAAACAAGGAAACGATTTTAGGAGAATTAGAAAACTTTAGCCTCAATACAGAAAACCCGTCTCAAGAGAATTTCACACTTTTAAAAGACTTCAATAAAAGGTGGAAAGATGCAGGGATGGTTTCAAGAGAAGATCATAAAAGAGTAGAAGGAGTTTTTAGATCTAAAATGGATACACTTTTTAGCCAATTAAGAATGGAAGAAAGTGAGAAGAGAGACATGATGTTTAAAATGAAAATAGACGCTTGGATTCAAGAAGATGATCAAAGAGCTATTTCAAAAGAGCGTCAATTCATCCGTAAAAAAATAGATGGTCTTAATAATGATATTAACAATTTTGAGAGAAATATGGAATGGTTCTCTGGAAAGTCATCTGAAAAGATGAAAAACGATATCCAAAAAAAGATTGATAAAGCCCGCGGGCAAATCAAACAGTACAGACAAAATCTTAAAATGCTCAACGAAATCGCTGAGTAA
- a CDS encoding BatD family protein — translation MMRFLNKKYTLLGMMMLLPFWLMAQKIQTSVSKKNFGIDERISVTYEVEGKTSDLKIDNFHHFRAIQGPMRGTNMSIINGAYSSKTTLQYVVQAQKKGKIQIPTASAKIDGKLVKSERIIVNVGGISEETKSLNQQIKERVFIKTLISNRKPYLGESFQVTYKLYSRYNLSLNDFSQRPTFKGFWTQNFIKKLSRKVETLDGVKYYVVTLGQYLVVPQEVGNLTVEPFTTDLQIGIPTGRRDFFGNTEETPHNYKCSSGRLNINVQALPMGQPKNFSGAVGEFKINHSLSKDSVNTNETISFVQTLKGKGNMKLFKLPKISFPSDIEAFDPKNNDKISVNMGGMKGQKENQYILIPHNPGTYKLKVEGFSYFSPKKKQYISIGEQIFNIKVGGQASATSSGNVSHQNKSNGGLNSVNKQEVNILGEGILYIKENTSFETPKSKFFGTTLFWILLDLPFILALIFYILYKKIKNRTIDEVGQRNKKAKSVAKKRLSKAQEALKNNDSATYYQVLLDSVYGYFQDKFNLNASETNNDTIQEKLKESGIESMVIEDVHKVIETCLMANYGMLNEQEKAPLLEKATSIIEKIEDQL, via the coding sequence ATGATGAGATTTTTGAATAAAAAATATACTCTTTTAGGAATGATGATGCTTTTACCTTTTTGGTTAATGGCACAAAAAATTCAGACCTCTGTTTCTAAGAAAAATTTTGGAATAGATGAAAGAATTTCAGTCACCTACGAAGTGGAAGGTAAGACTTCTGACTTAAAAATAGATAATTTTCATCACTTTAGAGCCATTCAAGGCCCAATGAGAGGAACCAATATGAGTATCATTAACGGTGCTTACTCCTCTAAAACCACACTTCAATACGTTGTACAGGCTCAAAAAAAAGGAAAAATACAAATTCCTACTGCTAGTGCAAAAATTGATGGAAAACTCGTAAAAAGTGAGAGAATAATCGTAAACGTTGGAGGTATTTCTGAGGAAACCAAGAGCCTAAACCAACAAATAAAAGAGCGTGTATTTATAAAAACGCTTATCAGCAACCGAAAACCTTACCTTGGTGAAAGTTTTCAGGTAACCTATAAATTATACAGTCGTTATAATTTATCCTTGAATGACTTTTCTCAAAGACCGACATTTAAAGGATTTTGGACACAAAATTTCATAAAAAAACTCTCTAGAAAAGTAGAAACTTTAGACGGAGTAAAATATTATGTAGTGACCTTAGGACAATACTTGGTGGTTCCACAAGAAGTGGGAAATCTTACTGTTGAACCTTTTACAACTGATTTACAGATCGGGATTCCAACTGGTAGAAGAGATTTTTTTGGAAATACAGAAGAAACACCTCATAATTATAAATGCTCTAGTGGGAGATTAAATATCAATGTACAAGCACTTCCTATGGGTCAGCCGAAAAATTTCTCGGGTGCCGTGGGGGAATTTAAAATCAATCATTCGCTTTCTAAAGATAGTGTAAACACCAATGAGACAATCAGCTTTGTACAAACCCTTAAAGGAAAAGGGAATATGAAGCTCTTTAAACTTCCTAAGATCAGTTTTCCATCTGATATAGAAGCCTTTGATCCCAAAAACAATGACAAAATATCTGTAAATATGGGGGGAATGAAAGGACAGAAAGAAAACCAATATATCTTGATTCCTCACAACCCAGGGACTTACAAACTCAAAGTAGAAGGCTTTAGTTATTTCAGTCCAAAAAAGAAGCAGTATATTTCTATTGGAGAACAAATATTTAATATCAAAGTGGGCGGACAAGCCTCTGCTACATCGTCAGGAAATGTTTCTCATCAAAACAAGTCTAATGGTGGACTCAATTCTGTAAACAAACAAGAAGTAAATATCTTGGGTGAAGGAATTTTATACATCAAAGAAAATACTTCTTTCGAAACACCTAAAAGCAAGTTTTTTGGGACTACTTTATTTTGGATCCTATTAGATCTTCCGTTTATTTTGGCTTTGATTTTCTATATTTTGTATAAAAAAATAAAAAATAGAACCATTGACGAAGTAGGACAAAGAAATAAAAAAGCAAAATCTGTGGCAAAGAAACGGTTATCAAAAGCTCAAGAAGCTTTAAAAAACAACGATTCTGCAACTTATTATCAAGTTCTTTTAGATTCTGTTTATGGATATTTTCAAGATAAATTTAACCTAAATGCCTCAGAAACCAATAATGATACAATTCAGGAAAAACTAAAAGAATCTGGAATAGAATCTATGGTGATTGAAGACGTTCATAAAGTGATAGAAACTTGCTTAATGGCAAACTACGGGATGCTTAACGAACAAGAGAAAGCACCACTACTGGAAAAAGCAACAAGTATTATAGAAAAAATTGAGGATCAACTATGA
- a CDS encoding C40 family peptidase, with translation MNKDTQFFKTTIACVPMYSDPNHRSEMTNQLIFNEIGHVLEEKDEWAKVKSQIDKYVGWVLKEQLQIIDHKDFMKIQSFTAVKRTHDFLTPFGAFIEGDTPPVKNPNKLIDKAFSFLNAPYLWGGKTVFGIDCSGFVQIVYRIAGYSLPRDAYQQEEFGEIITFGDHKKGDLAYFENEEGKVTHVGILISEDRILHASGKVKIDAFSEEGIWSDNLQKQTHKLKSIKRIMH, from the coding sequence ATGAACAAAGACACACAATTTTTTAAAACTACCATTGCTTGTGTACCGATGTATTCGGATCCCAATCATAGAAGTGAAATGACTAATCAGTTAATATTTAATGAAATTGGTCATGTTCTAGAAGAGAAAGACGAATGGGCAAAAGTAAAATCACAGATAGATAAATATGTAGGATGGGTGCTAAAAGAGCAACTACAAATTATCGATCATAAGGACTTTATGAAAATTCAAAGCTTTACAGCGGTAAAAAGAACACATGATTTTCTTACGCCTTTTGGTGCTTTTATTGAAGGGGACACACCTCCTGTGAAGAACCCGAATAAGCTGATTGATAAAGCATTTAGTTTTTTAAATGCTCCTTATCTTTGGGGTGGAAAAACGGTTTTTGGAATCGATTGTTCTGGTTTTGTGCAAATTGTGTATCGTATAGCAGGTTATAGTTTACCAAGAGATGCTTATCAACAGGAAGAGTTTGGAGAAATTATTACCTTTGGAGATCACAAAAAAGGAGATCTTGCTTACTTTGAAAATGAAGAAGGGAAAGTAACCCATGTAGGAATTCTTATTAGTGAAGACCGTATCCTTCATGCTTCTGGAAAAGTGAAGATTGATGCATTTTCTGAAGAAGGAATTTGGAGTGATAATCTCCAAAAACAAACGCATAAACTCAAGTCTATAAAGAGAATTATGCACTAA
- a CDS encoding VOC family protein, protein MAKITGIGGVFFVAEDQAKLKAWYRDILGIPVNDFGHMFRCEDSDEFCMLQWSIFEKETNYLEPSTKKMMINYRVDNLEEFIEEIKAKGVEPVDDMSVYPYGKFVHYMDPEGNKIELWEPKNPETLD, encoded by the coding sequence ATGGCAAAAATAACTGGAATAGGAGGGGTGTTTTTTGTAGCTGAAGATCAAGCTAAATTAAAGGCTTGGTATAGAGATATTTTAGGAATACCTGTGAATGATTTTGGACATATGTTTCGTTGCGAAGATTCAGATGAATTTTGTATGCTACAATGGAGCATCTTTGAAAAAGAGACCAATTATTTAGAACCTTCTACAAAGAAAATGATGATCAATTATCGAGTAGATAATTTAGAAGAATTTATTGAAGAAATTAAGGCAAAAGGAGTAGAGCCCGTAGATGATATGTCTGTTTATCCTTATGGGAAATTTGTTCATTATATGGATCCTGAAGGAAATAAGATAGAACTATGGGAGCCAAAAAATCCTGAGACTTTAGACTAA
- a CDS encoding TM2 domain-containing protein yields MQNTNYCPKCGKLKMPNEQFCTSCGASYSTEEKKRSFQKESRPQQGDDSRWLTTLLLCFFLGSFGVHRFYSGHTGIGVLQLLTLGGCGIWTLVDLIIIATGGYTDSKGNPIKYN; encoded by the coding sequence ATGCAAAATACCAATTATTGTCCAAAATGCGGAAAGCTTAAAATGCCAAATGAGCAATTTTGCACTTCTTGTGGTGCCTCATATAGTACAGAGGAAAAAAAACGCAGTTTTCAAAAAGAAAGTCGTCCTCAGCAAGGAGATGATTCTCGCTGGCTCACCACGCTCTTACTCTGCTTTTTTCTAGGCTCTTTTGGTGTACATAGATTCTATTCTGGACACACAGGAATAGGTGTTCTACAACTTCTTACATTAGGAGGATGCGGTATTTGGACTCTGGTTGATTTAATTATTATTGCAACAGGAGGCTATACCGATTCAAAAGGGAACCCAATTAAATACAACTAG
- a CDS encoding AAA family ATPase, whose amino-acid sequence MTLKSNQKENLLACFQGYSELEKGMYYPYIFNKVSSRMRFSINLKCKKENIERTLEILNLSEEYKLVSKEWKIEDFSSEKPKDHYLFVNEIKSEVIYINHDNSRLTTEMWYDAQNIASEKWFLEKITTIQKEFHEMKQASFKVLSKNEHGFFTEEIETQPLSLDINTMFNDNFSEIDQIISKSIDEEKAGLILLHGLPGTGKTSYIKNLVNQFDTKKFIFVQNEFVKDLLNPSFINFLISQKDSILIIEDAEKVIMSRENNPENSVVSTILQLTDGLFSDYLSLKIICTFNTDIDKIDKALLRKGRMIAYYDFQKLSIEKTDALLNNIGSKKQGKAMTLAEIFYTQEKDFTGEKKNLVGFNK is encoded by the coding sequence ATGACATTGAAATCTAATCAAAAAGAAAACCTTTTAGCATGTTTTCAAGGATATTCAGAATTAGAAAAAGGAATGTATTATCCTTATATTTTCAACAAAGTATCTTCTAGAATGCGTTTTAGTATCAATTTAAAATGTAAAAAAGAAAATATAGAACGAACATTAGAAATACTCAACCTTTCTGAAGAATATAAGCTGGTATCAAAAGAATGGAAAATAGAAGATTTTTCATCTGAAAAACCAAAAGATCACTATCTTTTTGTAAATGAAATAAAATCAGAAGTCATTTATATCAATCATGATAATTCTAGATTAACGACAGAAATGTGGTATGATGCCCAAAATATAGCCTCAGAAAAGTGGTTTTTAGAAAAAATCACTACTATTCAAAAAGAATTCCATGAAATGAAACAAGCCAGTTTTAAAGTGCTTTCTAAAAATGAACATGGTTTCTTTACAGAAGAAATAGAAACTCAGCCCCTATCTCTAGATATAAACACAATGTTTAATGATAATTTTAGTGAGATAGACCAAATAATCTCTAAATCTATCGATGAAGAAAAAGCTGGGTTAATTCTTTTACATGGACTTCCTGGAACAGGTAAAACATCTTATATAAAAAATTTGGTGAATCAATTTGATACAAAAAAATTCATTTTTGTTCAAAATGAATTTGTGAAAGACCTCCTTAACCCAAGCTTTATAAATTTCTTGATTAGTCAAAAAGATTCTATTTTAATAATTGAAGATGCAGAAAAAGTGATTATGTCTAGGGAAAATAATCCCGAAAACTCTGTAGTTTCTACTATTCTTCAACTTACTGATGGGCTATTCAGTGATTATCTTAGTCTTAAGATTATTTGTACTTTTAATACAGATATAGATAAAATAGACAAAGCACTTCTTAGAAAAGGAAGAATGATTGCTTATTACGATTTTCAAAAATTATCTATTGAAAAAACTGATGCACTTTTAAATAATATTGGGAGTAAAAAACAAGGTAAAGCAATGACCCTTGCAGAAATATTTTATACGCAAGAGAAGGATTTTACTGGTGAGAAAAAAAACTTAGTTGGTTTCAATAAATAA
- the gcvT gene encoding glycine cleavage system aminomethyltransferase GcvT gives MKNTALKTTHEALGAKMVDFAGYYMPVQYQDGVKIEHETVRTKVGVFDVSHMGEFLLKGENALDLIQKVTTNDASKIAIGQAQYTCMPNEDGGIVDDLLVYRLEENEYMLVVNASNIEKDWNWISKFNDFNVEMTDMSEEMSLLAVQGPLATQVLQKLTEADLVSIKYYRFSTQKFAGKENVILSATGYTGAGGFEVYFRNEDAEDIWNAIFEAGKEEGIKPIGLAARDTLRLEMGFCLYGNDIDDTTSPLEAGLGWITKFTKDFVNSENIKRQKEEGITKKLVGFELLDRGIPRKDYEIVDAEGNSIGRVTSGTMSPSLNKAIGLGYVTKEFSKVDSEIFIQVRKKALKAVVRKLPFYSK, from the coding sequence ATGAAAAATACAGCACTTAAAACAACACATGAGGCACTTGGTGCAAAAATGGTGGATTTTGCAGGATATTATATGCCTGTTCAATACCAAGATGGAGTGAAAATAGAGCACGAAACAGTGAGAACGAAAGTAGGAGTTTTTGATGTTTCTCACATGGGTGAATTCCTCCTGAAAGGTGAAAATGCATTGGATTTAATCCAAAAAGTAACCACAAATGATGCTTCTAAGATAGCCATAGGACAAGCTCAGTATACTTGTATGCCTAACGAAGATGGAGGTATTGTGGATGACCTATTGGTTTACCGCCTAGAGGAAAATGAATATATGCTCGTGGTGAATGCCTCAAATATAGAAAAAGATTGGAACTGGATTAGTAAATTCAATGATTTCAATGTGGAAATGACTGATATGTCTGAGGAAATGTCTCTTCTTGCAGTTCAAGGACCATTGGCAACTCAGGTGCTACAAAAACTTACCGAAGCAGATTTAGTTTCTATTAAATATTATCGTTTTTCTACCCAAAAATTTGCGGGGAAAGAAAATGTAATTCTTTCAGCTACAGGATACACAGGTGCAGGAGGTTTTGAAGTATATTTTAGAAACGAAGATGCCGAGGATATTTGGAATGCCATTTTTGAGGCGGGGAAAGAAGAAGGAATTAAGCCTATCGGACTGGCAGCTAGAGATACTTTGAGACTCGAAATGGGATTTTGTCTTTACGGAAATGATATAGATGATACAACTTCTCCTTTGGAAGCAGGACTAGGATGGATTACGAAGTTTACAAAGGATTTCGTGAATTCAGAGAATATAAAAAGACAAAAAGAAGAAGGAATTACGAAGAAATTAGTAGGATTTGAATTACTAGATCGAGGAATTCCAAGAAAAGATTACGAAATTGTGGATGCAGAAGGAAACTCAATAGGACGTGTAACATCTGGTACGATGTCGCCTTCGTTAAACAAAGCCATCGGACTAGGATATGTTACAAAAGAATTTTCGAAAGTAGATTCTGAAATCTTTATCCAAGTAAGAAAAAAAGCGCTTAAAGCGGTTGTTCGTAAACTTCCTTTTTACTCAAAATAA
- a CDS encoding tetratricopeptide repeat protein, translated as MKKIIFLFILTLGQFMMANSPEELFSQANKAYQAEKYLEALEAYQKIESLGVESPELYYNLGNCFYQNQNVGYAILYYEKALKLNPNFDDAIQNLKITQKSTVDKIEAIPEIGIVRFLKGISNVQSLRNWSIQLIVFGFVFLLSVIFFQISQDSKTRKRLFGLGTLSLLSSVIFLIFTLLSNHYNKEEWVLVEPNSYIKTAPQSTGKDLFILHEGIKIQKVDENTDYIQIKLKDGVTGWAEKKKYRKI; from the coding sequence ATGAAAAAAATAATCTTTCTATTCATCCTTACGCTTGGTCAATTTATGATGGCAAATTCGCCAGAAGAATTGTTTTCCCAAGCAAACAAAGCCTACCAAGCAGAAAAGTATTTGGAGGCATTAGAAGCTTATCAAAAAATAGAGTCTTTGGGAGTTGAATCACCAGAACTATATTATAATTTGGGAAATTGCTTCTATCAAAATCAAAATGTAGGATATGCCATTTTGTATTACGAGAAAGCATTGAAATTAAACCCCAATTTTGATGATGCTATTCAAAACCTTAAAATTACTCAAAAATCTACCGTAGATAAAATAGAGGCGATTCCAGAAATAGGGATTGTGAGATTCTTAAAAGGAATTTCGAATGTTCAATCTCTTCGAAATTGGTCTATTCAATTGATTGTTTTCGGTTTTGTTTTTCTTCTTTCTGTGATTTTTTTCCAAATTTCTCAAGATTCTAAAACAAGAAAACGACTTTTTGGTTTAGGAACTTTGAGCTTATTATCCTCTGTTATATTTCTTATTTTCACACTCTTATCAAACCACTACAATAAGGAGGAATGGGTTCTTGTAGAACCAAATTCTTATATAAAGACCGCACCACAAAGTACAGGAAAAGACCTTTTTATTCTACATGAAGGAATCAAAATTCAAAAAGTGGATGAAAATACTGATTATATCCAAATAAAACTAAAAGATGGGGTAACAGGCTGGGCAGAAAAGAAAAAGTACCGAAAGATATAA